gttgtacgtcgaaacatgtcaggtaaacaaacccaaaaattagatgtctgataaaaaagaaaaaaacaaaaactaagtaTTTTAATTGTGTGCAGGAACTTGGCAATAAGATCGAGATCCATTGTACCTGACTCCTCGCCCTGTGTAATATTACCAATTATCTTATTTAGGAGGCTCAGGTAGAGTGATGGCTGGTGATGATATTAAATGGGAGAGTGAAATGTAATACCCGTCATTAGTTTGACAATCAAACTATTAGCGCTAAGCAATACATTATGTCACAAGGTAATGGAATGATGAGGCAAACTGTTGCACACACTTAAAGACAAACTTAATGACCTCCTGGCAGATGTATTCACGACTTAAAcattaagggttttttttgtgttttatttGTTGTTTTTAACTGTTATGTGATACTCTTGTTTCTTCTCAATGACACATGGTGAACAAACGTTTTAACCTTTTTATTCAAACCAAACAACAAAACGTGCAGTTCTGTCCTCTGTCCTTAGTTGGACAATGTCTGCTCAGTCTCTCTATTTATTAGTTTCTTCTCCAAATctatttttggggaaaaaaaatggagTAAATAATCCACCTTTTTGACACACCTGTGTCTGTCGATCACGTCCATTTTCTCAGTCGCTGCTCGTGTGTTATGGATTTCTGAAAAATATCAGCGAAAATGGAGATTAAATCTAGGAAGAGTTTCCTAGTAATCACCGGAGACATCAGTCACTGATATGCTGCGTGAATCTATATTctaggctagaaagaaatcagccctagCTTCTCTTCTTTATACGATTCATTGGGTTTATTTTATAACTATTGATGTCGCTGTTGCACTTGGTTCCACAAAACTCCAAAATAATCTGCCATAAAACATTTCTTAGCAACAAATAATCTGACATGGATACTGAAAACAAAACCTTATATTGCTCATCTGAGTGGATCTtttaactttttaaaaaaaaaatttttccccaGGCTCACGCATCACACCACCTTGATGTTGAAGCACAAACTCTTCCTGCTGCGGCATGGCGAAGGAGCGTGGAACAAAGAGAACCGCTTCTGCAGCTGGGTTGACCAGAAACTGAGTGAGAATGGAGTCCTAGAGGCTCAGGAGTGCGGCCAGATGCTGAAGCAGCACGGCTACAAGTTTGACCGTGTTTTCACCTCGATCCTCAGCCGCTCCATTCAGACAGCGTGGCTCGTGCTGGAGGCCATGGGCCAAGAGTGGGTGCCCATCACAAAGTCATGGCGGCTGAACGAACGCCACTACGGCACTCTGATTGGCCTGAACCGGGCTGAGATGGCACTGAAACATGGTGAGGAGCAGGTAAAGCTGTGGAGGCGGGGTTATGACATCACTCCACCCCCCATCAATGAGTCCCATCCCTACTTTGCGGAGATCTACAATGACCGGCGGTACAACACATGTGACGTGCCCAAAGAGGAGTTGCCCAAAACAGAGAGCCTGAAGGAGGTGCTGGACAGACTCCTGCCTTACTGGAATGATGTCATCGTTCCTGAAATTAAGAGTTGCCGAACTGTCCTCATTTCAGCTCATGGAAACAGCTGCAGAGCATTGCTCAAGCATCTAGAAGGTAAGTGATCACTTGTAAACTAGTTTAgagttaaaggagatatgcagaaccttttatttttaaataaatttctgagtggataggatctccatccttgactcttgtatgctgcataaataggaataaaaaaatatatatttttgagagttaaaatcgaccgcaaagttggcattcgagctgagccagccagccctgagtgcgtgacgtcacagcgggaaccggttttaaggccgaggcctttgacagctatagaccaaagtcatataaataaaaaattatggtgaaagtaagaaataccgttaccgacttgctcaactaagactgatttgacttcattgattgtgggttgactctcattaaaacaggatagggtgttataacttatgcaacatacctgtacatgcatgcattttcactgataaaacgtaaaaggctaattaaataatcagatgaactgagacaatcacattctgaagcaaattaaataatcttataccagtaacttaaacacacaatacaagttacatgtattaatctaaatgcaggtaaacaatgagtgtttttgttgttttgtatccaaatgagaatcggcgcttacccgtctgtgttctcgcttcttgaaggccgatcttgtggctgattgttttgaaacaatctgactttcagttgttcgttcagttctgttaattcgcttcttccacgtaagggcgagatattgctgctgaggaaatccagcggagaaatcagacggctgctccactcattctccattttctccatactgagtactccgccattactgctcggctcaggcaattactcaaacccgggatgggacgtcaccagttttagccacaaccgcggggaggtcactgcctgagcgatatgtcccatcccgggttttagcaacaaccctcggctcacgctccgggagaactggtgcaactgaacttgctttccttttcttgtagttttcttttcttttaattgttgggactgcactctctttcaatacgggcttatagccaacgctcctcaacagatcagaggtctcgtatgagtcttcagtaaaatgtgcagagcagaggagggaCCGCTTCGTagacgcccaatgtgcccgtgaactactCGCAAAACGcgttcaaatctttgcagtttgaacattcttgggccatgaatgcaacgtaaatccaccttctgtcgtgttgctgcatccACTAGCAACacgtctacgtggcatggcgataaattagctcaaaatggaagctcgaagttgcagtcagctctgtgttttagtatagcggaaatggcaatgagactaatagacttcctgctatgacgtcacagatgtcaaggtcggtcactcagactgctacctatatgaatcattttaatcgtaaaaattactatactagatttattgttaacacaactattcctgtgccgttcttgaggtctcaaggcatttataaacaaaaagtgaggccatggttctgcgtatctcctttaagttcaGGTTGTAGTCACAAAGAATTTTAGGATAAAGTTGCTCCTAACTGGATCATAACTGACTTAGAAGAAACCTAGGTTTTTCTATATATGAAATACTTTCTGGATTATGTTAACCAGTTATTTTAAAGTATACTGGAATATCTTAAAAGACCATCAAGCAGCTTGTCACGAAGAAATTACAAATTCTGAAATccctagaccaggggtgtcaaacatgCAGCCCGCGGGTCACATCCGGCCCAAACAAAGATTCAAAATGGTCCGCACGTCAACTAAAGATTCTGCAGTCTTTGCATCAACCGTTACCATGAAACACAATCTGTCCTCCATTCGCTAGGTCATGACAACCCATTTCAAGTAAACTGTGAGATCGCAAGCTAGCTTCTTGATGTCAAAGAAAAGGGAAGTTGATAAACAGTTGAAGCTTTCAGGAAATGTGGACAAAAACCTACTTGTTTTGGGATGTTAAGAGTAAGCCAGTTTGTTTAGTTTGCTCACAGTGCTGCTCACTGAAACACACTAATTTTTTACTACAACGTAGTTTTTGAATGGTGAGGACAGGCAAGTTCTTATATTGAACGTAAACTGTTGactgcacttattttcattaatgttAATAATTCTACTGTATGTTATATGTTTAAAAACATCAAACAAAACACACTGGAatgtttaagttattccacaaaatcgagtcgtacatgagctgatagccgatgaggtgcgtagcaccgagttggctataagccatgtacaacgagattgagtggaataactgtattattctatccgcattcactggattttgagaaacagagcattttaattttgtgcaaattcgataaataaaaactttatacaaaacatccaacaaaatcatttccgcttagaatgtaaacaaaccggcgaaatgacagtagcaatttgtgaaaaatgctataataattcttgaaaaataataagatacattcttactatcaaatacttcttattcaagtttttttttttttttttggggggggggggggggggtttcgagtattttttatatttcgtccttggttggttcggcaacacgctccaccattttgtttttctctaatggtatatgagctgataacctagtagtagagtagccaatcagagtgcgcaattgctcatatccagtgaatgtggatagaattaaagtTGAATATACtgggaatgaatgaacgaatgggaAATGTATGGCAGTTGAATTTTAAAGATGTTCCTATTGAACCCAGATTAAGTTTTTACTTCCACACTGGTGATGAGTTTACAGCCTATTGACATTGAATGGAAATTGACTGCACTCATTTTCATATTTCGATGTTAAACGATATCAAACAAAAAGTTGGAAATGTATTCAAATGAAATGAATGGGAAGTTAGCCTCGTCATTGTTTTACGGAGTCCCAGTGAAACAGTGTTCAAAACTTCTTGAATAAACTATTCATTTTGCCATGCAGTTTTCATGGGTGCCTTTTGTAAATGGattttcagtgattttttttatttgaccTTCGATGACCTAGAAATTTAGTGATGTGGCCATTAGTGaaagagtttgacacccctgccctagACCTTGGTGCAGTGGAAAACTTGGAGCTTTACCTCTGAATATTAcaaagctgacactggagacttcttcATCGAATAAACATCGAATAAACTTCACCAGACAGAAAACTTCACAATGTCAACAATTATGTTTATCTTTATAAAATAGAAACACATTTACTAGGCATCTtgggtgaaaattcaatccaaattgcttgaaacagcTTTCATTGAATTCAgatttgaatgcagaacaacgtagtttttacagaattaaagtatgtttatccgttcttgatatattacaaatcaaagattgaaaaaaggcttaatttttagaaaaatgccataatattctgtatgaggatcacgtgGTCCAAATTGGGCCTCATTAAGGAATGAGAtcaaatgggttttttttttcttttctatttttcaaaatatttacatggaaattggcaggaaaatagatggttgtatactgaatacaaagtttgaaaaattagtaaaaacaaattattaaaattagtattaattatgctaattaggtgaaACTGTTTAATTGGTacacaataaaaaagtaataaaagattatctcTAATAcattctttgtgctctgtaggctttTGTATTTcttaaaagtagggcctactagtgttcatatgaaataatataaattatttcgattaatattcacagctttcaaggcaaaccttgaaaaaagtgtgagccacatccaataagccAGGGGTTttcagtgtgggagagtcagccccccctcggagagcaaataaacaacagccccccccccaatttttgttgttgctatacttaatgttccattcgtattttaaaaaaatggttgttgtacacatttttatttttttatttttcacattttaaacatctgtgctttttaaaacatcttgttttacacattttaaacatctcatagcatcgttagctagcacctcttggcagacaacacactgtggcagtggagcatcttcagatccagtccatgaaaatccaaactttaaataatcgtggtcatacttccttcttttttcagtccccccaggattccgcgggccttttttgtgattgttgtgggctaaaatgtctgatgttgcggggggttcccaaaaaaattgcgatgaaagttgcggtgttttttagatttttgttgcgattacattgcgggagaaagcgaaagttgcgagaaattgttgcgattttctctttttgtgattaaaattgagtgatatgttaaatattaagttattactgaaaaactattgattaaaaaacaaagacactgagaaatggtcctataaacaactttaccaatataaaagattaccaggactacaaaaatgcagaaaaataggctttacttatccaaatgcacctgtttgtTCAAAAgttagtgcagagaacctcacagcacaacatgaagttaccttaaaatataatataaatgcctcagctttcatgtaagaaaaaaaaaaactattaatactagtactgtgtgcaggcagtctctcctgaagactaaattaaacaataattataaactaataaaataaatggctcaggcttcatagaagaaaaaaaaacaatttgaacagaatctcacagtatgatgctgaagctgcctaaacaatggaaaataaaatacaattttggcaaaaatgttggcatccattacttttttgtattaagtaaaaaaaaataaaaataaagtgcacacagtccttcactgtaaacatacactttcagtaacagaatttaagcctacataaacactgactcgcacatcatgcaatgttgccagatactgctgacgttttccagtccaaaatatgttcaaaatctgccaaaatgcacttaaaaccaatctggcaacactgcgcgcatgctgcttctcttgaacgtaaacgcggaagtaaggcggaaggtagtttgtcgacgtcacttcaagacgacgccaacgatgggtcaaatttgcgggaaagttgcggtgattggatataattgtaacaccgccctgaattcgcggggattggttgaatttgcgctgaagttgcaaatcgcaacatcctggaggctctgggtttttttgcttggcccaaactctgtctcctcactcactgtagctttaggtactaaaaatcgatccattttgtctctggtaaaggctcctcacgttgcgcccccccgaagaactctggcgccccccgggggggggcgcgccccacactttgaaaagccctgcaataAGCAATTCcagttaactgaattgaaattgacacttgtgTTTCTGACTccgttttttaaaatatcattccaaccactaagatctcaatatttttaatcaaaacaactacagttatattttaAAACGGTTATTTATttgcatgaatcagtttgatttgaaaaaataagtaggcaaagctatgaaaactcactttaaAGTCTCctatgaatcataacatcaaaactagcagatggaaaattttgctgaatacttcatcagaaacagagagagcgagagaacatccctataaaagctatctgattgatattggcgagtaatccagtcggaaaccgatcagaaaagggagcgagagcctgaccactttcccgtaactcaaaaagcactggcagtttcctgacgtcctgcgagcagagagtgaactctgttcgttactcccaaagtactgaacagatcttaacgagataatctctgctttccaaataaatttataagctttttaatgatcgtaTTCCCGATagcaaatattcaagagttaagcagtgacagatttggaaacttggaTGAgtatctgcatgcacaattttcacagcatggccagcgagcatctgattaTGCCTACGTTTACTGTATacatgcatgaaaatccctcacctttcggcgaaattcgccgttttgaaaccaaaatgggtgacctacgtgaatcgtgtagatccgatgagaaaaaaaaatgggggggggggggggggttgatattgacccaaagggcaaggaggtcgcttcgcacccatagacagtcCGTGCcagtttgcgcctcctcctcctgctttgatattgacgccatagcgacgagtacatctcgctgcgaagggcaagcagcatcatttcgcgcctcttctcctgctggccagagcatgcacacatcagtcagagtgcagatcagaccgctggaagctggattgagtcatcggactgaatttcctacttttttcaaactttcctgatttgccatcaaaacaaacaaaacttccggcttgattacgtcagcattcgaaagagggcgcgcgcgtcttttgacaatccctgtgtccgaaattgctcgctactcactatagagggatttcactgaagtcacccgaaaccagaagtaaacagaccctgcgccattttggaagaccaacaaactcgtgattagggggaaataacggcagcggtatgtgaacccacgagaataaagtggagtggcaaacgacttaaacaaatctgagctgttttatttatgatttattggcccaacagtagacttgaaagaaacctgtgtgaggcttggcaaaaaactgtggatataatggataagtctgtgcatgatctgcggacactttgaggtaagcaaacgcaagaaattcagatttaaaacatgctaaattggccccaagttgaaaactgtatgaggagcaagccttccagacttctacaatttaataataataataatagtaataataataatttaggatggtttggggcttgctctccctcctattatataaataaagcatagttgttgtgtaggcatatatcataaatacatatgtataatttggataaattaacctaaattatggataccttaatagtaacaaaaagtattaatttttcaactgaaaagatatattattaaaagataaatatcaacaagattaccttggccataactatgtgtaggttattcttaataacagctgtaatatcacgaaccaagccactaacaacataattgtaagcctgtagccctttgtaggctttcaagtcatcagcagtgtaggcactgggtgtaaacaacaaatagtttacaatgtctgggtagcaaacagatggcagaattggtgtcaggtcctccttatgtttccattctcccttgccgcgagtcttatcatatgggtcaaacccatcaatcacagccagtttctccacataccgtgccctttctgcagctggtaatgtactcacataaccagaattatcatccatcgtgtcactttactctcgctcgtactttgttttatattgtgagtgcatgtacttggtcttccaatatggcacctaacaaaatctcgcggcgcggtgacgtcatgcggtagccctctatagggcactgtatagtggagacgccattttgtagtgctgtccgtgctgaaagaaatcaaattaaaagtctcaaatttgatttaataaaagacagcagcaaagaagaaagtattcagccttgatttaaaaagaactgaaagctgcaggtacttccatatcttggcaggctgagtggtatgctggggcacctcttgccagcagaccaggatatccagagggaacttgtgcggttcagtgttgacctgaccatccccagcttcaaggagggagagagcatcgtggagtggtggggtcatgtcttcgacaaaccagacaagtacccctccctgggtgcactggttaagtgttgcctctccatctttcatggacctagagtcgagtcctcatttagtctgatgaatgatgtaattgatcaaaggagtggcaacatgaatgtggaaacatttaatgcaatacagacgctcaagtacacgctgatgtccagggggaagacagctatgcagctctttagaagggaggacgtgaagtttggggaagtggacagaacattgtgcaagaacattaactctgcagcagccacatacaaacaccagcagagggtgaacaaggaggaaaagcagcagagcaagtatggctctcaagcaacttgcagtgctcagcaggccaagaaaccgactgctgaaggagagaagcgggcaaggctgaaacatgtggcaactcggcgaaagcgggccatggagacactggtggtccaggcaaataaaaggaaaaaatgatcactattccttgtgtgttctccactttcttcgttctgttattcgcatttttttccagggcataatttcactataactacatgtatttgtactgtatgtccttgtgcaaatgtcagtacagtatacttagtaaggaggctataatatttattctgggggaggacccctcaaacaaaataaaacaacaccagaggccacgtcaccactcgcgcacccttctcacctttttcacccctgacccgttttcatgcctgtgtATATATTAGCCTGATCTTATTGTTGTACATCAGCTATACAAGTCTCTCCAAAttggctgttactatagaaacgataacccaTTACAATTCCTCAATTATGTTACAGTGGATTAATATACACTTGTGATTTACCTTGTAGCCTAAGCCAGCACTACTGtcggagctgctgttatagaacattAAACAAcgccttctaaccaatcagatgCAAGAATTGGCATAATCACAAGTAAATATCTCAgaaatatactcagcaaaaataaaaacttgacactcattatttttcaaatagtgtttagaaacttttcttgaaagagttcttgttgtgattatggttaaatgcattgtcaagggcattacgtcacacattcattctactggtcgggcctacgtagcacgtgtgaaagcactgcacgctaaaatcacgtttccacgtgacacaagtgacgtgacctattgatacacgtgcaattgatctcacggtagcagagtagagtgtcatctcagaaaaacaaggttttatggttaattattcgttaatttgcaatgccacgactatcaaacattcagcgtgaacgtgccattggcatgctgaatacgggaacatccgtcactgacgttgcgagggttatgggatgcagtcgacagaccatccataatctccagacacgtctccatcaaactggcaccacagccgaccgtaaggaaccctccacagtacttgcaggagcttggtgcaatgttggtacaaatatggcggcgcattccccaagctgtgttcagacgcatcatccaatccatgaggagacgttgtatcgcagttgtgaacgcccatggaggacacacccgatattgacatgatttcaaaaactcacagtttttgatcatggacattgtcgtcgcatttccggtggaaccgattccatgacaaacatgatctgtatgctatagcatctttaatgacaagataattgaatgcaatcgttatttcaaacctattttccaaaatgttcaaattattgactttgaaacgagtgtaaagtttttatttttgttgagtatatatCCATTCACATTCTAGGTCTGGAAATGATCATCAAATTGAAAATGTATCCAGGTTTAATATTCTCAGGGTAAAACTGTCTCTCTGACTGAGTACCCTTTCAATACCTTGGTCATTATTTCATTACAGGTATATCTGATACCGACATTGCGGATGTTACTCTACCCACCGGAGTACCAGTTCTGCTGGAGCTGGATGAAAATCTCCGGCCAGTGAAGCCTCGAGAGCTGCTGGGAGATCAGGCCAAGATTCAGGCAGCCATCAAAAAGGTGGAGGATCAGGGAAAAGTTGCTgggggaaataaataaaaaaaagttggtgGTTTTTAAAATTTAATATGGCGATACATTTGAGAGAAATGCCGTCATAGCAAGTTCTTATTTATAATGATGCACTGAACAGGAGAATAGT
The Neoarius graeffei isolate fNeoGra1 chromosome 8, fNeoGra1.pri, whole genome shotgun sequence genome window above contains:
- the bpgm gene encoding bisphosphoglycerate mutase isoform X1 encodes the protein MLKHKLFLLRHGEGAWNKENRFCSWVDQKLSENGVLEAQECGQMLKQHGYKFDRVFTSILSRSIQTAWLVLEAMGQEWVPITKSWRLNERHYGTLIGLNRAEMALKHGEEQVKLWRRGYDITPPPINESHPYFAEIYNDRRYNTCDVPKEELPKTESLKEVLDRLLPYWNDVIVPEIKSCRTVLISAHGNSCRALLKHLEGISDTDIADVTLPTGVPVLLELDENLRPVKPRELLGDQAKIQAAIKKVEDQGKVAGGNK
- the bpgm gene encoding bisphosphoglycerate mutase isoform X2 gives rise to the protein MLKHKLFLLRHGEGAWNKENRFCSWVDQKLSENGVLEAQECGQMLKQHGYKFDRVFTSILSRSIQTAWLVLEAMGQEWVPITKSWRLNERHYGTLIGLNRAEMALKHGEEQVKLWRRGYDITPPPINESHPYFAEIYNDRRYNTCDVPKEELPKTESLKEVLDRLLPYWNDVIVPEIKSCRTVLISAHGNSCRALLKHLEGISDTDIADVTLPTGVPVLLELDENLRPVKPRELLGDQAKIQAAIKKKAFPAH